CATTTCGCTAATCATCACCATTGTTATCACGCTAATTCTATCGTTTGTTATTCGTCAGAGCTTATTAATCGAAAAAAAGAAACGACGGCTAACCACTGAACTGAAGCAATCTCGAAAAAAATACAAAACCCTCGTCGAGGCATCTAATCAAGCCATCCTCATGTTTTTTGAAGAAAAAATTATTTTCAGTAATTCAAATTTCTCGCAGCTTTCCGGCTACAGTACCAGTCAAATAGAAACAAAATCTTTAGCCGACATACTCGCGCTTTCTTGGGAGACGCTAAAGCACAAACTTAGCCCACCAAGTACAAGTGCCACATTTGAAACAACACTCATCAGTGAGCATGCGCAATTGAAGCCCGTGATTGCGGCCATTTCCAAAGTACAATACTCCGGCCAAGAAGGTTATATAGTTTCTTTGTCAGAAGTTACCCGCAAAGCCGAACTGGACGCCGAAAATGAAAAATTCGCCGGCGACCTGCAAAACTCGCTACTTTTCATGACGCAACCGATCAAGCCGGCCGTTAGAGAAACTCTCGCCTGTGACGCGAACACCACCATTGTAAGCGCAGCAAAATTAATGGCGCGCAAGAACGAGCCCTGCCTGCTTGTACGACAGAACAATCTATTACTGGGCATAGTGACGCAGAACGATCTTCTGAAACGTGTGTTGGCAGAAGACAAAAATATGCATCTGCCTATTTGCCAAATTATGACATCCCCCATTATATCCATTGATGAAAACAGCCCTTTATATGAAGCACTACTGAGATTTAGTGAAGCCAAAGTTGGGCACCTAGCGGTAACCGACAGCAGCCGGACTATTACCGGGGTAATATCCTATCGCGACACCATTGAACTTCAGCAAAATACGGTTAGTTATTTTGTGAAAAAAATCGTATCGGCCAATAGTATTCAAGCGCTGGTAAACGCACATAAGCGGTTACCGTCAATGGTGCTTGCACTCATCGAAAGTGGAGACAAAACCTCAAACATAACCGACATTATTACCACGATTTCTGATGCCTTCGCACGCCGAGTGATAGAGCTTGGCATTGAAAACCTTGGCCAACCGCCATGTCGTTTCGTGTTTATGGTAATGGGAAGCGAAGGCCGAATGGAGCAAACCCTTTCAACAGATCAGGACAATGCCATTATTTTTGAGGATGTGGAAGAAAACCGTTTGCCCGAAGTCACTCAATACTTTCTAAAGCTCGGAGACTACCTATCGATATCCCTAGACGAAATAGGTTACAACTATTGTAAAGGCGGTATCATGGCCTGTAATCCCAAATGGAATCAACCCTACACAACCTGGAGTAATTATTTTAACGAATGGATGCATTCTAGCGAAATCGAACACATTGTAGAGGCCAGTATATTTTTTGATTTT
The Teredinibacter franksiae DNA segment above includes these coding regions:
- a CDS encoding DUF294 nucleotidyltransferase-like domain-containing protein, whose product is MPNKKLNKFFLSIVLPSVIAISLFILSIYAIFIPAFEKAKLDDKKEMIAELTHTVWSLIDEYEHEATAKQLSLANAQQRALEHIAKVRYGAEQKDYFWIIDNTPTMLMHPYRTDLEGSDLSLYADPQGRKHFVESVMVVQAQSSGFIHYMWQRKDDSTLVAPKLSYVKAFEPWGWIIGTGVYLDDVQAEITQLKQGLLRISLIITIVITLILSFVIRQSLLIEKKKRRLTTELKQSRKKYKTLVEASNQAILMFFEEKIIFSNSNFSQLSGYSTSQIETKSLADILALSWETLKHKLSPPSTSATFETTLISEHAQLKPVIAAISKVQYSGQEGYIVSLSEVTRKAELDAENEKFAGDLQNSLLFMTQPIKPAVRETLACDANTTIVSAAKLMARKNEPCLLVRQNNLLLGIVTQNDLLKRVLAEDKNMHLPICQIMTSPIISIDENSPLYEALLRFSEAKVGHLAVTDSSRTITGVISYRDTIELQQNTVSYFVKKIVSANSIQALVNAHKRLPSMVLALIESGDKTSNITDIITTISDAFARRVIELGIENLGQPPCRFVFMVMGSEGRMEQTLSTDQDNAIIFEDVEENRLPEVTQYFLKLGDYLSISLDEIGYNYCKGGIMACNPKWNQPYTTWSNYFNEWMHSSEIEHIVEASIFFDFRGIYGDLSITQSLREYVTKEARNKTTFLQGMAESVSNYKSPLGTFGHFVGNDVTSKENNIDIKMALTPIVKYCRLYSLRYGHSETNTLQRLQKLHKSDIISQETYDELSLAYNYLMQMRFRAQAQALLAGNEPLNKVNTTDLTHIESATLKKVFAEIDTVPGIVNRDF